The stretch of DNA CACAGTCATGCCACATGACACTGTGTTATCTCCCTCAGTGTTCTTTAGGATGTGCAAtatcagagaaagaaaaacgttTTTAGAAAAATGTCTGTTTGTCAGTCCCAACACTACATGCACtgagtctcacacacacacacacacacaaggagcGTGTATGGTGCCGAACATCATGCCTTCAGTGGATATTCGGTTAAAATTTCACAGTATGCATCTCATAACCAGCAAGCTTGGTGAGCTTACtctcgttttctttttttttcttttttttttaaatgaactttaGGAAATAAACTGTGTACATGTAAACCTTTTAACACTTACTGAATGAAGGACGTGCTTGTTTCTCCATTTTCTAATGTATACTCCCTGCTGATATACATTCCTGTTATCGTGTGACATTTCAttataacaaaagaaaaaagaaaacaatgaactAAAGACCCACTAAGCAGCTTTTTCTGAACCTTTCAACCACATTTCACTGTCTCCATAATTAGATCACGTGATCTTAAGACGGTTTCAAAGATGTCGAAGCACTGTGTGAAATGTATCATCCTTCGTTTGAGAGGCAAAAAAGAAGGGCAGCTGAAGGCTTCCTCTAAAAAGTGGACCTCAAGTTAAGATTGTTTTTAATCATATATTACAAACACCCATACTTCTTTAACTTTGAATATCTCTCACCAAGCAATACCACCTTATTTCAAAGTCTACCAGTTGTTTGACTGTGCTTTCCTTTAATGCCAGATCTAAGGTAGGTAACAGGTGCTACTCCCTCATTTCTGATCTGTAATATCTGCATATTTTTGTCACATTGTCAAGGCTTCCCTCTACATGTCCGTCACACAGTGAGAGGCAGAAGTAGCAGACTTACGTTAACCTGTTATGCAAATGAAACACGTTGTTCATGTCATGAGATCCAGTTTACTCAGATGTCACTAAAAGATCTGTGTTCTGTATGCCTGTGGTATGTTTTAACAAACTGCAGTTGAGTTGCTGTCAAGTGAATCTCATAGATAGCTTCTATTGTTGTTTACTGATAAGTTATTAAATGTATATTTTTCCATTTACTTGGGAGACACATGATTTAAAAGTTCTACGAAGTACaaaaggtttaaaaataaaactataCAGTTTTCCAGAATGTATTCCTGCTGGTTTTGGTCAGATGAGTGTGAGTGTCTCACCATTAAACTGCGTCACAGTCTCGATTTCTAGCACGTTTCTGTCATCTGCTTCGGATTCTAAACTAACCTGCATCACAACACTGTAACAAATAAGAGATGTCATTCATGGGCAGCTACAATACAATCGGACTCAGAGGATTTCATCAGCACTCATAAGCCTGGATCTTTATATTTTGAAtgttgaacattttttttattttgattgaGAGGTGAAAATGATTTATTAGATCCAATAAAATGCAGTACTATAAAACCAGAGAGTAAaatcttgctcttcattttcTAAGTAGTTGTACATTTGATTTTGGCTGAAAAACAGTAGCCTGCATGCAGTAATTCACTTGGAAAAACAAATCTGAAATATTCACtgtatgaacacacacacacacacacctcagtaTTTAAAATGAGTTTAATATCTCAAAGGTTGACTTTTCCTAGAGGCTTTACATGTACAATATGTACAGATAGATAGATCTGAAGTAAAGTACTAAGCTTTTTCATGGAGACGAGGTCttttaataaaaacattaatcTTTTAAAGTAAACCGTAGAAAAAATGGACTGCTATTCAGAAGTTACACAAaagaacttttaaaaaaataataaaacttcAGTTATAAAGACCAAAGAAATATGGAAAACCTATTAAATAATTAGTAGTAAGCTCTTCAAAACTCGACACAACACAGCTAGCGTTAGCACGCGTCTTTTTCGGTCTATAAGAATTATTTAATAATTCGCACAAATATTCTAGATCGATTGGTCGCTGCTCACGTAAAAGGTAATATCACGCCTCTCGTCTACTatgtgaaaaaaggaaaaacactgttttttttgtggctttAGTCTTATATTGAGTTCTTAACCCTTTACGGTCAGAGCCTGATGCCTTCAGACCTTTAAGAATGTCACTGGAAAATGTTGTTTCCGTGTGTGTCATACAAACCGCTCCTCTCTTTGTGGAAACGGACTCCACCGCAGTGCTGAACTGCAGGGAATCGGGAATTTTTTTTGGTATAAACGAGAATAAAACTGGCTCATGGCTGAAAAAAGGCATCACAGTCGTGTTTCTGTCATACCTGAGTGACGCAGGTGATTTTTGTcttcctggaaaaaaaaaacaactctttgtCGAAAAGATTTACACAAAATGTACTGCCTTATTCCTTGGCTTTGCTGATTCTTTATTTCTTCCGTGCTTCAgcaacctttttcttttttttatcatataaAATAAGGGCTGGAGTAAACAGAAGGTTATATTGTTGAACAGATATTAAATCTACTAAGTGATGTAAACATTTCTTTGCTGCATGCAGAACTAAAACGCTTCCTTCCACGAAGCACCGATAAGTCCAAGGAGATGGCAGAGAGTTAACTGTGCACATATGTCTTGAACCAGCCAAATACAAGCGGTTAGTAAAATTAGCTTAACATTTTAGTGGTGAAAAAATATGCTTTATACACTGTACACTGTAGTGTATGTGGGAATACATTCATCTATTCATATTTACCACATAAGTGCAAAGAACTCCCTCACGTTCCTAACAGATATCTCATCCAAATGGATATGATATCATCATATGGAAAACAAAATATACAGTACCTGTGTCTATTAGAAAACAGAGCTCGGCCACATAtaataacataaaaaacaaccaaaaaaaaacaccagcgaCCTTCAAACAGTTTGCAACTAATTATTAGAGCTTTGCGTCTTGACTTTAAACAGTCATGCTGACTGATTATCAATTTCAGAACTAAGATACTTTACAGTCGTGCATTTAATACTGCACATAAATGTATGAAACACTTTCTGATACAAAAATATTGATCTATAATGCAATAAACTTTGcattggaacaaaaaaaaaattgtctatAAACACCAAATAACTTTGATACAATACATAATCGATTTAAGAATAAATAACTTCTAAACAGTTGCAACAAGATTTTTGTAATTTTGCCTTCTCTGAGCAAGACTCCAGTTTTTACATTCTGGCTTGGCACCACAGCCTCCCTTTACACCAGTTTTACAGGGATATTTACCATGTCTGCGTTTCTTGTGTCTATCAGTCATCTGCTGCCTCCTTGTGGACAGTAGTTTCTCCACTCGTGAACGTCACAGtctccagctgctcctctgcCTAACTGAGCTTTTGCAGCAGCTTCTCCTCTATCAGTTCAAACTGCACGCTGACCGACATTTCTGCAATGAACTGGTCGCATCCCTCCTTCGACACCTGTTTGCAGTATCGCAGGTCGATGTGACAAATGCTTCCACAGCGTTTGAAATAGGTCAGCGACTGGTCGGTGACCCTGTTACAGACTGCAGGGAGAAACGGGGTTAGAAGAAGCAAATGGTGCATAACAGGTCACATTTTACGTACACGTGTGGATTAATCAGCCCAACAGACAATAAATTCAAGTCTCATTATGGTGAGCTGTGTTTTGGCATACATGTGAGACCTTTTAGCCGTTTCCATAATGAACCTTTGATTCGCTGCATCAAACGTGCAATTGGTCTCAGTGATTCTGCACGTGCACTATGCATGGCAAAAACAAATTTGAGATCTAACCCTGCGTAAGCtgggtaaaatgtaaataatggGCTAGAGTTACACTGAAATTCAATATCTAATTGAAAATTTAACAAAGAGAGTCCTGAGCCAGCCCTCACTTCTTCATATTTTGCTGCCAGCGAGATAGACTTTCACGTAAAAAGTATCGATGTATCGAAGtagtatctgaaagtgaaaaaaaatggactgaaaatcagaggcaacaggtcttatggagggatgaatcctccccagagcccagaaCTCAACGTTATTGAAGCAGAGTGGAATCATCTTTACAGAAGctagccaacatccaaagaagagctttgggatgtccttcaagaagcctggagaactattcctgaagactatataaagaaatgacatAAAAGCTAGTccaagagggttcaggctgtgttgaacaGTAAAGGTGCTCATACTCTATTTTTGCCATATAGGCTGTATTTCCAGTCATGTTTGCACATGTTGcaataaatcactgcaactATTTCCCATTTCCtggcaatatataaagaaataaggagTGGCTCAAGATATTTGGCACAGTACTGTATGTTAATTAAGGAAGATCCTCCAGGTGTTTTTCTCTTAGTGTTTACCCATTTTGCCCAACTTTTGTTATAACACTGGGTCACTGGCTTCGAATTTAAAATGAACACGCATGTTTCCAAAAAACGTTATTTTCTCAATTAAATATAAGATTTGAATCCTTTGTAAATAATTCCATTTTGTTTTATCGAGATTTTACAGAGCTTCCCAACTTTCTGTGAAATATTTGACGACTGACGGCTGATAAAACAGCAGGGAAGCTCAATGAGGTGCAGGACCTCACCTCAAAGTTTCAACCTTAACTGAATGCAAATAAGACTGCTGTAATTTTATGAAAATGTGCCAAAATAAACTAGATAGTAAAACATTCCCTGTTGGTACAAAATGTGGTCTTCTGCCATTATAATCCTTTTGACAAAAGAACCTCAAGGAATCAAACGGTGCACTGAACTTCTGTCACAACCTGACGTTTACCTAAAGTCATGAACTGATGGTGTGAAGTCCCATGTAAATTACACTGttgtttattatgtaaaaggTGCAAAGATCCCAATTTAATTTTGCTATATTTGATTCTCTCGCACGCCGATGCTGTGAGTCAAAGTCTGATTGTCAGACACGTACCTGACAGGTTGATGTCAGTGAGCGAGTCTCTGGTTGTCGTCCCTGCAGCCGTCAGGATGTTGACAGACTGGTCAGTGACGTGGTTGCAGTAGCTGAGGTCCAGCTTCGACAACAGGGGCATGTAACGAATGATTAGTCGCAGAGATGTATCTGTGATGTCCAACCCTGCCAGACGCAAGTTCTCCACATTACGCAGCTTACTCCTGTTGTCTAACTGACCTACAAAAAACAGGGAGGAAGATTAACAGGGATAACGACAAGAGAGAATTTACTGTAGATAGTCGGTGTAGTTGGCTTGTCTAACCAGATGACATTGTCAAGAAATCCAATGTAAAGTCTAAACTGCTAACGACACAGTCTGAAGTACGAGATAACTTATTTAACTGTGCCATAGAGCTCTACTGTCGCAGAATtataatcatttaaaaacacaccaaTGAGTCACACCATTGTAATGGATGACATGCTCCTTCCTTACACTGATAATGGACACTATAGTCCGGGTAATTGTGTATTAACTCAAGGCTAAAAATAGTCCTAGGTAAGAGTGCTATCTAATCCAATtcgcaataaaaaaaaattgggctATTCAGTAAactatttttgctttataaCTGGGTTTTTTTGGCCCTGGGGTTGAGTGAGAGACATGGTAGGGGGGTTTACTTTAGCATATAATTCGGTATGTTTTTGTGCTTTAAACTTATCAGCTTACAAACGGGCCACAGAATAAACATCGTGCCGCAGGGATGCAACCGAGTGACTTAAATGTTGTTCTGTATTCTTCTTTCAAAAACAAACAGGATGTCCAGATGAAAAAACAGCGTGCAGAATGTGGCGTATAAAGTTTCCTCTCCTTCGTAGTCGAGCTCAATCATTCAGCTGATAGGTCAGACGGATAATGTGTAATGTACCTGGCCTGTTATCTGTGGGTGGCGACAGCAGGTCTCTCATTTGGCCGTCCTTCAGTCCCTCGACCCACTGAACGTCCAGCGTTCGCAAGAGAGGACAGCTGGAGGTGCAAAGAGCAGAGACGGCCACCCAGGAGCATCCAGACAGGAGCAACACACGCAGACctgcagagagaggaagatcgTACAGATCCCTATAAACATCTTTTAGTAAAACATTCAACCTATATGTATGCAATGTGGACATGAGGAGCAACAAGGCAAGCCAAATATACAGCCTATTTAGGATTCATTACAATGAAGAAATGGGCCCTTTTTTTTACACAAGATTAACTCACTTGCAGAAAATATTCTTAGCCAAAAATACATGTAGAGTGAATTTTAACGAATGCTTATTTtgccgcttttttttttttttccattattaCCTGAAACGGTGACTGGATTGTGGAGACTCTGAAGAATCGTGGTGAATCATTTGTGTCAAACTTTGTATTCCCTTCCCTTTGACGCACAAATGCATGTCTGTACCACTGCTGCTTGTTACCGCAGCAGCAAAAGTCAGTACACCCCTCAGTAGCTCGGATGCCAGTCTGCACCGTGGCATTTTATTCACCGTGGCATAACTCAGAGAGCTAGGTCACATTGTTCTCACAAAGACTGCCGCAGAGGATGACTGGGATTGAAACTGCATTCATAGCTGGGATTTGACTGCTAAGATTATATAAAAGTTTACAACAAAGTCACATCAAACACACGCAGTGGGTTGCACTATACTTAATTAGTGTAAGAGTAGGGTCAAGTACAGAAAACAAAGTCTGGACATTTAGCCACTTTCCAACGCTTCCTCTCAGAAGCCATGGTCTTTCTACACTGATAACACATCTGCCACGTAGACACTCACagcactctgaactcacaaatATAGTTAAAGTCCAAGCAATAAACATATCCATAGCCATAGCATCATCACAGCCAGGCAGAACAGCTTCAgcagagttcactggtgagagCTTTACTGTTGGATCTCTGCCTTTTCAAAGAAAAGCATCACACCATCCCTCCTTTCTGTAGTATGCTTTATCAACATGCAGTAAGTGGATCGAGggagataaaaaaatatatattcgcCAGGGGTGCCAAACTTTCAAATATTTCAGAGACATTTTCTTACTGTGGCCATCAGGGGGTTCACACCATCCTGTCATCAGTAGGAAGAAATCTGCAATTGGTGTGATGTTGATTGGTAAAATTGTGGCATGAGTTATTAAGGAAGCCCTTAGATCTATAAATCTGTCAAATAGCATGATTTAATAACCATCAGTAAAGACAGAACCTTCTTTCAGAGTTATTATTAGTTCAATTATGTGGTGAGATGAAGTGAATTTCTGCCACAAGGCCATCAGACACTCCCTGTTTGCTCTACTTTTGCCTTTGTTTGCGGCTGCTTGTTTGCTAACCAACACTTTAATACAAAAAAGTCTCAGCAACGGTACTTTCACGTCATTCACAAATGCGCCTTGTCTATGTATGTGTAATGTTTCGTAAGGAAACAAATGCCACTGTTTTCGTTTGATCTCATCTATTTACCAGGAAGTCTGTTGATGAGCCAGCTGAGCTGTTTCTTGGAAATGTTGGTCCAGCTGAGGTCCAGAGCTACTGGCTGTCTCCGGATGATCCCGCTCAGCATGAGAGGCGTGATGGACTTACAACGGTTCAGATTGATGTGCTTCCAAAGCCTTTTGTCACAACACCTGGTGAGAGAAAGAGCAGATACTTTCACAGGACCGCTGGGTCACCAAGTGCAGAAGACGTGCTTTCAGCTCATCTTGTTCTCACCATCTGTTCCAGGTCCTGCAGACACGCATGCAGACACAGAGATCTCTGTGAGTGAGGTGACTGAACACTGTCATCCACATCTCTCGCCGCATCACGTGTGCTTCACCGTCATTCAGAGGCAATCTGTCAGGCGGGGGGCTGATGGGAGGGGGCCGAATCACATGGCGCTCCATTTGGATACATTTCGGTGGTGAGCGGCGGGGGAGCGGCCGGGGGCATATTGGTGTTATCGGAGTGTTTCTGCTCCAGCTGATCGGCGAGTACCCGCATGGCGTCCCGTTCACCTCACGCCCTCTGTGGCGCAGCCAGTCACCCAGATCGCTGCTGCCATTATTAAGAGGCCATCTAGGCTTCTGGTCGTCTACGTCGTTCTCTGGCTCAGGTTTCACTGGCTTGTGATTCTGGTTAGCCAGACAGTCCTCTGTTTTCAGCGGCTGTCTGTTCTGATTTGTTATACCCTCCTCCGTTTTAAGGGCTCTACGGTTCTGATTAGTGGATGAGTCGTCGGTTTTTAGTGGTTTACGGTTCTGATTGGTCACAGAATCTTCATTTTTAAGGGGTTTGCGATTATGGTTGGCTGAGCTCTCCTCCATCTTCACTGAACTATGTTTCAGGTTGCTCAGAGATTCTTCTATCTTGGGAATCTCCTTTTTAAAGTCTTTACTCGTTTCTTTGTTGGGAAGACGTCGGCGCTGATGGCGAGCTTTAAGCTGAGCAGAGCTCCTTTCCTGGGTGTCGCCTGACTCGCTGCTTGGTCCAGCTCTGGGAGAGTTGGAGGATGAATGGTCACTTTCTCTAGTAATAGAAGGTCTGAGGAGGGGATTTAAGAGCAGCTTAGCTTTGTCCTCTGCACCACTGTCTCTCTCTTTAGTTAccgtctcctcttcctctgtatCGTCTTCTTGGATCTCGTCATCGTATTCATTTTTCTCCTTAAAATGCACCCCGTCCAAGGACAAACCATCTTCTTCGTGATCCTCGCGTTCCTCGTCTTCATCATTATGATCATTCTCTGTCTTGATTTGCCGCAGCAGCTTCAAACTTAATGGATCATCtggtttggaaagcttcttctaaaaaaaagagtaaaaggaACATAATCTTTTCAAAGAAATCATGATCAGTTCAGTGAAGTTTAGGTAAGGAAATTTTGCGCTGTTTTACAATATCTTTGATTTTCTTTGATTGGGCACAAAATGGATTTAAAATGTTGACACGTAATTTAAATGTATTAGTTTCAATTAGAATTTAAACATAAAATATCAAGCTGAGAAGTGAAATTCTCCTCTATATTTACCCTTTGTGTTTATTCCTCATACATAAAAATTAATCACACTTCCCATATTgggaaaacatgtttttttaaatgcatagATGTAAAAGAAAGGCAAATATTGCAAATCTAGAGCCAATAGTTAAGCAAATAACATGTAAATGACATTagtctgctttttcactctttGCTCCTCCTTGGGCATTGAGACAAGCCAAAGCCGAGACTGAagccatgccctctctgtcACCTCTGAGGTCGAATGTTCTACTGTATATTACATACAGTAGAGGTGGTCAGCACCCTCCAATTTGAAGAAGCAAATGGTGTATAGCACACAAACTAAGCTGTGGTCTTAAATGGACAAAGCCAGAAGAAAAACGCATTCAAACCATTTATAAAAACAGACCAACCTTAAACATACTAAGTGTATTAATACTTTTTAGAATTTACAGCTTTATTTGCCATCAGAAAGCTCTTTATGAGAGATCC from Odontesthes bonariensis isolate fOdoBon6 chromosome 22, fOdoBon6.hap1, whole genome shotgun sequence encodes:
- the kdm2bb gene encoding lysine (K)-specific demethylase 2Bb isoform X2, with product MAMSLSADDEDYDSDSEQPRPPNRPKPKMAASPASAVKLSASRGTSGARRRRTRCRKCEACLRTECGECHFCKDMKKFGGPGRMKQSCIMRQCIAPVLPHTAVCLVCGEAGKEDTVEDEEEKFNLMLMECSICNEIVHPNCLKVKDSNGLVNDELPNCWECPKCNHAGKTGKQKRGPGFKYASNLPGSLLKEPRLNRDSKEEPDPPLVATATVTALTTTSAVKRKAEREVISKRNDEEPPKKRPPLLSLDGMPRPRLEDNPLRKKRKLFDTNDEPVIVKKKKKLSKPDDPLSLKLLRQIKTENDHNDEDEEREDHEEDGLSLDGVHFKEKNEYDDEIQEDDTEEEETVTKERDSGAEDKAKLLLNPLLRPSITRESDHSSSNSPRAGPSSESGDTQERSSAQLKARHQRRRLPNKETSKDFKKEIPKIEESLSNLKHSSVKMEESSANHNRKPLKNEDSVTNQNRKPLKTDDSSTNQNRRALKTEEGITNQNRQPLKTEDCLANQNHKPVKPEPENDVDDQKPRWPLNNGSSDLGDWLRHRGREVNGTPCGYSPISWSRNTPITPICPRPLPRRSPPKCIQMERHVIRPPPISPPPDRLPLNDGEAHVMRREMWMTVFSHLTHRDLCVCMRVCRTWNRWCCDKRLWKHINLNRCKSITPLMLSGIIRRQPVALDLSWTNISKKQLSWLINRLPGLRVLLLSGCSWVAVSALCTSSCPLLRTLDVQWVEGLKDGQMRDLLSPPTDNRPGQLDNRSKLRNVENLRLAGLDITDTSLRLIIRYMPLLSKLDLSYCNHVTDQSVNILTAAGTTTRDSLTDINLSVCNRVTDQSLTYFKRCGSICHIDLRYCKQVSKEGCDQFIAEMSVSVQFELIEEKLLQKLS